Proteins encoded within one genomic window of Fragaria vesca subsp. vesca linkage group LG1, FraVesHawaii_1.0, whole genome shotgun sequence:
- the LOC101297087 gene encoding ADP-ribosylation factor-like: protein MGLSFTKLFSRLFAKKEMRILMVGLDAAGKTTILYKLKLGEIVTTIPTIGFNVETVEYKNISFTVWDVGGQDKIRPLWRHYFQNTQGLIFVVDSNDRDRVVEARDELHRMLNEDELREAVLLVFANKQDLPNAMNAAEITDKLGLHSLRQRHWYIQSTCATSGEGLYEGLDWLSNNIANKA, encoded by the exons ATGGGGCTGTCTTTCACCAAGCTTTTCAGCCGTCTCTTTGCGAAGAAGGAGATGCGTATACTGATGGTGGGTCTCGATGCCGCTGGTAAGACCACCATTCTCTACAAGCTAAAGCTCGGCGAGATCGTCACCACCATTCCCACCATTG GATTCAATGTGGAGACTGTGGAATACAAGAACATCAGCTTCACTGTCTGGGATGTTGGGGGTCAGGACAAG ATTCGACCCTTGTGGAGGCACTACTTCCAAAACACACAAGGACTTATATTTGTGGTTGATAGCAACGATCGTGACCGTGTAGTTGAAGCTAGGGATGAGCTGCACAGAATGTTGAACGAG GATGAGTTGAGGGAAGCTGTTCTGCTTGTATTTGCTAACAAGCAAGATCTTCCAAATGCCATGAATGCTGCCGAAATAACTGATAAGCTCGGCCTTCACTCCCTCCGTCAACGCCACTG GTATATCCAGAGCACATGTGCTACTTCTGGTGAAGGACTGTATGAGGGACTGGACTGGCTCTCAAACAACATTGCAAACAAG GCATAG
- the LOC101297379 gene encoding nitrogen regulatory protein P-II homolog — protein sequence MATMMKPGAICTFNSHLKELPIFDSSSLRPSLRNSGFNPRNVNLKQARNASLVPVIRAQAYPDYFPDSKFYKVEAILRPWRVPQVSTALLKIGIRGVTISDVRGFGAQGGSKERQGGSEFAEDNYVAKVKMEIVVSKDQVEAVVSKIIEEARTGEIGDGKIFLVPVADVIRVRTGERGEKAEKMTGGRSDTVHASAA from the exons ATGGCCACAATGATGAAACCAGGCGCGATTTGCACCTTTAATTCTCACCTGAAGGAGCTTCCTATTTTCGATTCGAGCTCGCTCCGTCCGAGCCTCAGAAATTCTGGGTTCAATCCCCGTAATGTGAATCTAAAACAGGCCAGAAATGCGTCACTTGTTCCCGTCATAAGAGCCCAGGCTTACCCTG ATTATTTCCCGGACTCCAAGTTTTACAAGGTGGAAGCAATTCTAAG GCCTTGGAGAGTTCCGCAGGTTTCTACG GCCCTGCTTAAAATCGGTATCCGCGGTGTTACCATATCTGATGTTCGGGGCTTTGGTGCTCAAGGCGGTTCGAAAGAGAGACAGGGCG GTTCTGAATTTGCTGAAGACAATTATGTCGCTAAAGTTAAAATGGAGATTGTAGTGAGCAAAGACCAG GTTGAAGCAGTAGTTAGCAAGATTATTGAGGAGGCAAGGACTGGAGAAATTGGTGATGGCAAGATCTTCT TGGTGCCAGTTGCAGATGTAATTAGAGTTCGCACTG GGGAGCGCGGAGAGAAGGCGGAGAAAATGACAGGAGGGCGATCTGACACAGTCCATGCCTCTGCTGCATGA
- the LOC101300390 gene encoding uncharacterized protein LOC101300390 — protein sequence MAEGEEDGKEEEYVYRISRGEEWQELQSSGSTFGGELDKNSGFIHLSKLIQVQSTLQNFFLNIKVDLYLLQIDAKKLGKGLVYEVVDGSNSFPHFYGPSQSFSPLYLDVVTKAEKLCLSGDRFICSMLE from the exons ATGGCTGAAGGGGAAGAAGATGGTAAGGAAGAAGAATATGTGTACAGAATCAGCAGAGGTGAGGAGTGGCAAGAGTTGCAGAGCTCGGGGTCCACTTTTGGTGGAGAGCTTGACAAGAATTCTGGCTTCATTCATCTCAGCAAACTCATTCAG GTACAATCAACCTTGCAGAATTTTTTTCTCAACATCAAGGTGGATCTTTACCTGCTACAAATTGATGCTAAAAAG CTGGGCAAAGGATTAGTCTATGAAGTTGTTGATGGTTCCAATAGCTTCCCTCATTTCTACGGTCCATCTCAAAGCTTCAGTCCTCTCTATCTAGATGTTGTTACAAAAGCAGAGAAGTTGTGTCTGTCAGGTGACAGATTTATATGTAGTATGTTGGAATAA
- the LOC101297884 gene encoding uncharacterized protein LOC101297884 has protein sequence MIRRRLRLSYSSGEEEAAPPPQSSTVTHPPVTQARPNPYPSEPLPISSDDEEFIDVSDNLSPPSPEFPESHNPRPPPPSSGGCPIGQFLQGLGLRLKREWLDGCALGLQQSVPGFRNLDAAAKAKLCFEQFLVSDMNLSGGGVLPQNVASLHLVDLPGPYVLQVDEIVNISNPLKIRYQKASAGHKRCLKLSMTDGVQRAFGMEYRPIQALDALAPAGLKVVVCNVHIRHGLLMLVPQSLEVLGGFVEELDAARKRLVDEVNQPPRGNRTRNGLVPPLANRAALAGWPPDGVHVAGQANTSTLEAPTPLQASNQGAGRNSIPINTQETVPLRAEHAVYHPSSIIDDDMSMDSIPNSRENAVPNPSSSDLGVQRLHINIVPFTRENPVPNTAIANPPNLPFEDALDIEEDIDTDPVSISRRTHRSHPSILDDDDDDDIHLVDADETHPSSDAIMNEEDTNIVNEVEHPLLLLGEREPPFVYLSSLFLRLGTSNIQSVRGKVKCCLTGVKSFKYEQKYDLRAYIDDGGMISEILIDHDVVQKRIGHSPEAVKARLSSPDKAVVSKMKANMKNFQVFLSNFEGIILIEMSKGSDLPVALEMNQGCLSSDAWLLVRRLKGTPPAQTSESHSLRLAQTSQRLSSCPIEISP, from the exons ATGATAAGAAGACGACTCCGGCTGAGCTACTCTTCCGGCGAAGAAGAGGCAGCACCGCCACCGCAATCATCCACCGTGACTCACCCACCCGTTACCCAAGCCCGTCCGAACCCTTACCCCTCCGAACCACTCCCGATTTCCTCCGACGACGAGGAGTTCATCGACGTCTCCGACAACCTCTCGCCGCCGTCTCCTGAGTTTCCCGAATCCCATAATCCACGGCCGCCTCCACCGAGCTCCGGCGGTTGTCCGATTGGCCAGTTTCTCCAGGGACTTGGCTTGAGGCTGAAGCGGGAGTGGTTGGATGGTTGCGCTTTGGGGCTACAGCAATCCGTGCCGGGTTTTCGAAACCTCGATGCGGCGGCGAAGGCCAAGCTCTGCTTCGAGCAGTTTTTGGTTTCGGATATGAATCTCTCCGGAGGTGGTGTGCTCCCTCAGAATGTGGCCTCTCTTCATCTTGTTGATCTTCCTGGACCTTATGTGTTGCAG GTTGATGAAATTGTCAACATTAGCAATCCTTTGAAGATCAGGTATCAGAAAGCCTCGGCTGGACACAAAAGGTGCCTGAAGCTGTCCATGACCGATGGTGTCCAACGTGCTTTCGGCATGGAATACAGGCCCATTCAGGCCCTTGATGCTTTGGCTCCTGCTGGATTGAAG GTTGTTGTGTGCAATGTACATATACGCCATGGACTTCTTATGCTGGTCCCTCAATCTCTAGAAGTTCTGGGAGGATTTGTTGAAGAGCTGGATGCGGCACGAAAAAGGCTTGTTGATGAGGTGAATCAGCCACCAAGGGGAAACAG AACCAGGAATGGATTAGTTCCTCCTCTAGCGAATAGGGCAGCCCTTGCCGGGTGGCCTCCTGATGGTGTTCATGTTGCTGGACAGGCTAATACTTCCACATTGGAAGCCCCAACCCCCCTTCAGGCGTCTAACCAAG GTGCTGGTAGAAATAGCATTCCGATAAATACCCAAGAGACTGTTCCTCTACGTGCAGAACATGCTGTTTATCATCCATCATCTATTATTGATGATGATATGTCTATGGATTCTATTCCCAATAGCAGAGAAAATGCTGTACCCAACCCATCTTCTAGTGACCTTGGTGTTCAGAGACTCCATATTAATATCGTTCCTTTTACGAGGGAAAATCCAGTGCCTAATACTGCCATTGCTAACCCACCCAACCTACCTTTTGAGGATGCTTTGGATATTGAAGAGGACATTGACACTGATCCTGTATCTATTAGCCGTAGAACTCATAGGTCTCATCCATCAATTTTGGATGATGATGATGATGATGATATCCATTTGGTTGATGCGGATGAAACTCACCCATCCTCGGATGCTATTATGAATGAAGAGGATACCAATATCGTGAATGAGGTGGAGCACCCACTCCTACTGCTTGGAGAGCGAGAACCCCCTTTTGTTTACCTATCTAGTTTGTTTCTCAGGTTGGGTACCAGTAACATTCAATCTGTACGAGGAAAGGTTAAG TGTTGTTTGACTGGCGTCAAGTCTTTCAAATATGAGCAGAAATATGATCTCCGGGCATACATTGATGATGGCGGTATGATATCAGAGATTCTCATTGATCACGAT GTTGTACAGAAAAGGATAGGCCATTCTCCTGAGGCTGTCAAGGCCCGTCTTTCTTCCCCAGATAAGGCTGTAGTGTCTAAAATGAAGGCGAATATGAAGAATTTCCAAGTTTTCTTATCAAATTTCGAG GGGATAATACTCATTGAGATGAGTAAAGGCTCTGATCTTCCGGTTGCCCTTGAGATGAATCAGGGCTGTCTGTCATCTGATGCATGGCTGCTTGTGAGGAGACTAAAGGGCACCCCTCCGGCTCAGACATCAGAAAGTCACTCCTTGCGCCTGGCTCAGACGTCACAAAGACTGTCCTCATGCCCCATTGAAATATCTCCCTAA